The region gtttactctcacgatcaatgtgggatgaagacattttaattaaactcatttatttatttgccaataatttaattttgttaaataaaatattaaataataaaaataaaatgttatccagaaaatttattgttcaatagttccatttttcagtaatctcgtaagttgctataaaaaattaagtttttattgaataactttttcttaaatcctaaaatcataaattcagttaggtacttaatatagaaagtttgtttatatgtattttcatgattcaaaatgtcattataaaatgaattcatttataaattataatcgagtatatatttcgtgcttttgaatcaaattgatttttcaaacaattataattttatgtttaggtagatttttttatatttatataacattatgtaacttataatattattataaacaatttgaataatcatgagagtttcaaaagtatgtggtgaaaggaaaatgcttcatttatcggtccaaattcATCAAACTCAGACCGATTCGgcttaatataccaaactacataacgttttttctattgaaacccggtttgtatatattttgtgtttttgaatcaaatttatttttcaaacaattataattttatgtttaggtaacttatttataatattattagaaacaatttgaaaaatcatgtggGTTTCAAATATATGTGCTGAAagaaaaatgcttcatttatcggtccaaattgatcaaactcagaccgattcaactcaatataccaaactacataacggTTTTTCAACTGAAACTTTGTTTGAACCTAAAAAAATCTAGTTCAAAACCATTTTCGGGATTCTAAAACTTAAATGGACAGTTGCCAATAAAGACAATGTCACCAAAGAATACCCTCAACATCCTAAAAAGGTAGGCATAAGGACGTTCTCgtggtttggtccctttgaaacatttcacaacctttcctatttatagaagaggaaacgttctcttgtttactctcaccatcgatgtgggatgaagacattatAATAAAACACACTTTCttgttaataaaacattattcaacttatttagtaaaacatattttctcttgtttaccctttctttattgttcaatagtttcatttttctataatctcgtaagttgctatccaaaaaagtaagtttttattgaataactttttgttcaattcgaaaatcataaatttagttaggtacttaatatagaaagtttgtttatatgtattttcaagattcaaaagctcattataaaaagaattcatttataaattattatttgcgtatatatttcgtgcttttgatcaaatcgaattttcaaacaattataattttatgtttaggtagatatttttttatatttatataacattatgtaacttttttaaaatatcattggaaacaatttgaaaaatcatgggaatttcaaatgtatgtagtgaaaggaaaatgcttcttttatggtccaaatagatcaaactcggatcgattcaactaaatatatcaaactatatatttttttctagtgaaacccggtttgtatatatttcgtgattttgaatcaaagtgatttttcaaacagttataattttaggtttaggtagatgtttttttatatttatataaaattatgtaactttttataatattattagaaataatttgaaaaatcatgggagtttcaaatgtttgttgtgaaaggaaaatgattcatttatcggtccaaattgatccagctccggttcaactcaatatactcaactacataattttttctaactgaaacacggtttaaacctgaaaaaattcggttcaaaaccatttttggaattctaaaagttaactGGACACTTGCCAATATAGACAATCTCATCAAATAATACCTTAAAAATCCTACAAAGGTAGGCATGAGGAAGTTCTCAaggtttggtccctttgaaacatttcacaacctttcctatttatagaagatgAAACATtttcttgtttactctcaccatcgatgtgggatgaagacattgtaataaaacaccatttcttgtttatagaacattatttaacttatttataatattattgtaaagaaattgaaaagtcatgggagtttcaaatgaatgtggtgaaaggaagttaaaaaaaggggtttcaaatgcatgagattcatgAAAAAATACTAGCTTTATAAGCATGTATGATATTTAGTATGCATTAAACTGACCCCATTATCAATATCAATTttacaaaaatcataattttttgtACAACACAACAAGGTGACATTGACTCACTCTTGATATATCAATGAAAAAGATTTGAATGCTCTCATCATCCTTGTTTATATAGggatttcttaaaaaaaaaccttcatgttttaataaaacacccaagtCAAATCAATATaatcatgtttttatttttataattttcttttatgatttttgtagtaaatttgtttataattattaatattttctattaaatcaattatttaaaataaacttattatttaatttgtttgtttagaCTACATTTCCTGATTAAATTAGATAcattttttggttttattttgtttttcgttttatttttaaatattttagtttTTGTTAATTAAACCGGTACAATTTTTGTTTTCGATTTGGCTATGTGTTAcagattttttttcttaaacacGATTCCAATTCTAATATACCAAAAACTTTTGTTTACGGTTTCAGTTGTAGGAATTTAAGACAAGTCATGCTAACGTTCaataaatctttatttttctaATCTAAAAATCTGTTATTTATTTTTTGGGCTTCCTGAAATATACATTTAAGGTTGttcttttatttatatttttaatgttttgctcattttttttaactttttaacttTTTCTTCGATTAAATTATTTAATCATATAACCTTTTGTTTGTATATTTGAAAACGGTTATAAGATAATCCGAAAcgtgaaaaacataatttatttaATACAAAATTATTAAACGTGAAAAAACATAGATTATTAAATCCTAAAATGGTAATATCGAGTTATTACTTCACTACTTTTAGAAAGATTATTAAATATACCAATACAAACTTATTACTTAATTTATTTCTCttgatttatgaaaaaaaaaggttattacttatatttttatttttatacacaccaaaatagttagtatatatatataaatatgagtagtgttaataaaaaaatgtttgaaatgttataaaatatttaaagaaatcttgaaaaaatggaaaaaaaaaataatgtaaatatgaaaaataataagtaaaaattattagaaaaaaTTAAATAACTCAAAACGttttaaaacttaaaagaaaCTTGAATGTTGTAAGTAAAAAGGATTTAAACGTAAGttgtaaaaaaaacttaaaaggtATAAaatgtcaaaagaaaaaaaaaagaaaaaatgatgGTTTTACcgcaaaaaataataaaagaatttggtgtgtgtgtgtatatatatatatatatatatatatatatatatatatatatatatatatatatatatatatatatatatatatatatatatatatatatatatatataggttattctattcaaactaattattgtggtattgtatgcataaatatgagtcaatcaattttatttattttaagaaaatgattaatatatattattgaattaaatataattgaaaaatatcatcttaCTTAATTAGAAGGGTAATTTATTCaaataatatagatttaataaaggaaaattgcattttttaagggatcatagattctattaattttaaaaatccgattttacgaaatataattcttttaattcggacattctgacataatatgtttatgagtatattcaaaaataaaaatattcttgaaccataaataataaaaatattctcgaacctatttcttgatcatgaatttaaaaacttcttgtggaataacaaattcttgaacaatcaattgaaaaataaaaacaaaaaatatattatttcttAGAGAGTAtgggtaacaattgttaagaattacatttattgttaaagaataaaactaaaaaactttcaaaacgggaaagaaaacatcaaaatctaaacaCGACtaaacattctaaaagaataatgttgcttagAGTCACTTTCACTTTTATGGCCTGTTCTtaaagcatcaacttctgtgattccaacagaattggaattcataatttaattccaacagaattggaatgcGTAATTCAATTCCAACAGAAttagaattcgtgattccattccaatagaattggaatctcaCCAATATCATCTATTGAATCAACAAGATAAGCAGGAACCGAATCTTTTGTTGTTGTTCTTTGGGAATCATTGAAATAAGCAGGAACTATTACAACAGCTTTTGTGACCTTATCATTCATAAATTTTGAAGCATCGTCCACAAGCTTTCTCAATACCTGATAATAGAGAAGCAACAAGAGAAGCCAAATTAGGGCAAAAACATCTTACTGTTACAAATTAAGAGGTAGAGGGAGCACCGGTGTACTTGTGCTGAAATTTCTTCTACAGCAAACTATTTTCCAATAGCAGGACAATCAAGCTTAACGTTTCCGTTCTAGTCACGCATCACCGTATACGAAATCTGCTTAGACTCCTCGTCCACCTCCGACATCTTCCTCCCGATAAATCTCTTCACTAAGAAGAAGGTTTTTTAGCAAATTCgaatcaaagaaaaaaaagaCTCACGTCACATAAATACAAACAAACCTTCAATGCACACATCAATCGAAGGATTCATGTTATCGAATACACAGAAAGCACAAAACATCTCAGAATATTAACCCGATTATAGCCCAGACAGGGAAGACGAACAAGAGAACGATACCGATGGTGTTGGAAATGCCATTGCTCTTGGTGAAAGCTTTCTTGAATCCTCCAGAAGCTTTGATGTGTTCTTGAAGCAAATAGCATCCGATAACCAAGCCGACCTATCTCCGTTCTTCGTGTACGCCACAACCGATGGTGTCGTCCTCTGCCCCTCAGCGTTGGTAACGACGACAGGCTTCACTTCGTTGCTTCAGCCTCGTCGACCCCGGAGACGCTTCCTTAGCCTGCAATCGATCGACATCCATTGGACCTTGCAGCCGCTTCGTGCTTTCCTTCTCACCTTCATCGATGAATTTGGGGGAAGTTGTTTATAAAAGGGGATAAGTTAGGTTAAAATCAACTAGCATAATTATAGAAAAGTGTTTGGGGAAGTTGTTTATAAAATTACctaattacccttatttatttatttatttatttatattttaatttttgattgacccacatttatgcatacaataacacaataaataCTTTAAACAATTGAACctagttctatatatatatatatatatatatatatatatatatatatatatatatatatatatatatatatatatatatatatatatatatatagcttagaCTTGTATGTGATTGACTAGACTTGTGTGCGAAAAATAATATACTTTAGACATTATAAGGGGGTTTTTTTAGCATCACCTTTTGTATAATAGTTAAagttaaatgcaagaaacaacaatatatttttattgatttgtttattataaacaTTATGTGCATACTATTTCTATTTCTTTCAAtgtatattgaaaaaaaaaatctacttAACTATTATAATTTCATTCAAATATAAAGCAATTTTTGCTCTTacaataaaaaatgaaattaaatttaggtaaaattttcaaagtagattacattaataagaaaaaaaaatgaaagtgcaTTGTTGTAATAGAAAAGAAATAAAAGTATAACACAATACATAATACACAAAAATGTATGAAATCATGTTTCTCTGAGTTCGATCCAATCCAATCTGATGTGACAATTGCAACCTTTGTCCACCTCAACAAATTCATGgtaaaaaaaaaggtaaaatggttataaaaatattttaaagtaACAAAAAAATTTCCTTGATCATGCTTTAGTAGAAAAATCACATCCCCAGTGATGATTTTAACTTCtttttttcataagaaaatactcTTAATAACAAGTTTTATTGCATAAACATAAAAAGATACAACACAATGTGCtaaaaaaatatcataactttAGTTCCACACATTTTTACGATAAGTGCATTTGCTTTCATCTGATCTACGAGTTGCTCGGCCCAAAATTCCCGCTGAGTTGTCAGAGTTGCCATGTTGGCGATCCACCCAACTTTTTTTCATGTGATTGTGTGATGAGTCATCACTATAAGATATATAATCAACTGCCTGCATTCGTGATCTTCAatgttaataataaaataaaagggaACCAAAAATACTATATATGAAAATTATTGTTTTGAATCCTCTTACTTTAGAATTGGATTTGATATAAGGTGTTAAACATGGGTTTAAATCCTCTAAGAACATGTCATCCGCACTGCCATGGGTTGTATGATCCCCCGAGCTGAATTCCTATAAGCTCAAGTACACCATATTATGTTAGGGCTAAatgtaagaaatagcaatgtacttttgtttatttttgttattatagAATCCAACATTCATTTCTTCATATATATAGCATTTTACTTTAACAAAAATTATAAGTTATAGCATTATCAATTATATATGAAATAATATCAATGTTAGTATTAGAAATGTTGGTAACATATGATACTTACCAAAGAGTTAAAGGCTTCTTCTTGCTCATATGATGGTGTCTTTGGGGAACTCATAAGACTATCACTCAATCTTGTGGCTGAATATTTGTCTGCTTTCACCTGTCATGAAAGAAATATAAATACAAGTTCTATCATTCCTTTCAAAAacattccaattccaattccctTGTATTTCAATTCCTTTAACAGATTTCATCCCTTTCAAAAACATTATGCAACCAAACACCAAGCTTAGATCAGATAAGTACCTCAGCTAGATCATGAGCAAGGGACTGAAGTTGTCCTGTGAGAGAAGTGACCTGCTTTTGAAGGGTAGGAATTATTTCTTTTGCCTCTTTTAGTTCAGAATCATCCTGCTGCTGTGATTGTGAATTTGTAACATCTGGAAATAAAATCACACTCTTCAATGCTTTTATCTCTTCCCTTTGCTCCAGACACAAATCCTTCAACTTATCTACCTGTACACCACACAGTAACAGTTATCGCTTCAAGATTCTAATTGTAATGTTACTGAAATCATAAAGTGTGAGTGGACAACATACCTCTCTGTTTTTCTCCTCCAGCATCAACTTAAGCTCCATTATCTCTGATTCCTGATCCTTACTCCGACTCAGAAGCTCCCTCTCACTCCTCAACACCATCGCTAAACTCCTGGTATTCACCTTCACTTCCGTCAATGCGTTCTTTTTCTTCCCACTCTCTTCTCCTTTCACCTTGCTACCAAACAGCTTCTTATGCAATCCCCCAAAACCCGATGTCCCTCCTCTTCTCGCAGTCATCGTCATGTTCTTCTTTAAATCATCGGCGATGATGTTCGTGACATCAGCAGCCACCACAAACTCCCTACCTTTCAGCTTGGACGAAGACGAAGTCGAAGAAGACTTCCTCTCCATAAACTTCTTAACCATAGCACTAAAATTCTGCTCGTTTTTAGCGGATTTTGACTTGGCGAGAGCATAGGAAACATCAGGGATCTGCCGGcggttttttgtttgattgagcTCGGTGGAGGAGGATGGATCCGATTGAGCGGAAGATCGATTATTGAATGAAGTGTAACGAGAAGATGAGTTGGAAGACGACATTTGTGGACAGATTTCCTCCCAGGGAGTTGAGTTGTCTGAGAGGAGATTGTTATTGAATTTCAAATCTCCGGTGATGCATTTGACGTGATTTTTCTGTTAGGGCTATAAATGAAGTGCGAATAAGACGGATTTTGGAAGACGACATTTGGGACCGGTGTCCAAATTCAAAAAATCCAGGCGCGGGATGTGTTTTATATTGGTTTGAAACGATGCATTCATTTAAATGCCTTAAACTTAGATTAtcaaataaaaagattttcagaTAATACAAGTAACACATGATTCATGAAAAATACTTTTTGTAATAAGAGATGAAGACATAAAAAGTCAATTTCGGGTTTCTTTTATCTCGCATGTGTGTGTGGTGAACTCTATTAGGCTAAACGGAATGGTCTTCAAAACGACGTGTGAAGTGACTTGGCAGACGTGTGAGATGGGTTGGAAGTTGGAACACCAACCCTACATTGCGATGTTGTGACTTCTAATAAGTGTGGCTATGGAGACTCacaagaaagagagagaaagactCTCCGTAAACACCATTTCTCACTACTAGTGACCTGATATTTTTTGTGAGGTGGaatgattttgtatgatgtggcACACCTTCACGCATAATGCATTGTGATGCATTCCTTATAGCCTTAAAAAGCATCTCCTTCTTGAGAATCATTTTGAAACTTTGTGTTAAAATGTAACATTGGTTTTAGCAATCCGAAAATACAACACTCATTTTCCCGATTCAATCAATTGAAGACTTAAGGATTTTAAAGATAAGTTTTTGGGGAAAAACCTtatgccacgtcgtggtaggTTACTGGCCACGGCGTGGCCATGTCACCTAAATGAGAACCGCGTTTGGCTggtgaccacgacgtggtgaagaaGTGACGATGGTATGGTGGTCACTGGTcactactgtcacacccccaaaccggaacggcggaaacgttcaggggcagaggacgtcatgtacaatatcataacaattgcataatagtaaaacaaacaacaacatccatCGTATTTAaaatatagttaatacatgtgtgttctgggtattgtttataagacaccaaaaatgtatagcaaaataaAAGCAGAGTCTTGAGtaggctccatcttctcaaaaacttgtgcaagtgtacctgtctactggttccctgagaatacaatttattttgaaaagagagtatcaacatttaagttggtgagttcataagcatttagtgtttAATGTTTGTATTTGTTCCATGAAAATGATAGTATGTTCcccagaaaatctcatattttctctATTAAATGAAAAGcagtcttaggccttaagaccaaaatgtttgtatgttattgtactctgaaatagtgtgagtgtgtgttttccaataaatatatgtttttttcgATAGAAAAATAGTGTACTACACTTGTATGAACTCCATAATTTATTAGTACTTGGAAAATAATGATTGGTAgtcttattacttaaaataaaaccactgAAGTAATGTTTGTTTTGTAAACCGAATTGTTTAGTTAATGCTTAATGTGAATgagattataaccatgctaaattGACTAGTATTCTAcacgacgttcttcgggcgtcgaaaagttatgacatttgtcacctgtagacctgtcggtcccaactgtagctaacatCCAAGGTGCAAgattgttagtcccgtatagatctatacacaaattcacgctctccctccaggagattctggttataaaacaTGACTTAGCAAGAATCTTACTAAGTACCATGAAGCAGTATCTCACATTCTAGTATTAAACTCGTTTATGTATAATCATGGTTGTAAAAATTGGTCTAGGCGGCTAATTAATCGGCGCCTAGGCACTTGGTGGCCTCCAACTGCCTACGAATAAGGGTTAGAGGGTAAAAAAATCGGCCTTGGTCAATATCGGTCCAATTCGGTCCAAATTGGACTAAATCAGACCCAAAATCGGATCCAAAATCGGACCCAAAATTGGGCTTAAAAGAGACCGCTGCCCCCAAAGCATGGTTGGATCTGAATTTCAGTGAGACCTTCTACCTTTTTTATAGGAATGTTTGCCCTTGGTTTTTTATCCCACCAACGATGTGGGATACTCAATTGAAAAAACACAGTTAATAGAGTCGAGAGCTGCTCAAACTCAAAATCAACAATTCATTATCtctttttcttctattttcttatTCACATGTTCAGAGGATGTTTGGGATTCTCGGTTTGATCGGAAAAGCCTACTCCAACgatttcatatgcttttataAAGATATTGGATTGTTTTTTTCTTTAATTCGGGATCAAACACAGGGCAGAAGAACAAGCATCGGAATTGAGAGCTGCTCAAACTCAAAATAGTCGGAATTAAGAGCTGCTCGAAATCGATGGAGCCTCACCCATCGCTTCATGTATCATCGGCTCATCGCTTCATTGGAATTCTTCGATTTCATCTGATCGACTCTCTCTCGTTAGCGATTGAATCAGACGAAGTGATTTTTAATTTGTTCTTTGTCGAAACACTAAGAAGCAATCGACTGCCATCATAATTTTGGTTGTTCTCGTTCTCAATCATCATGACCAGTCGCCCCTACCCCATTAaaccacaaaacacataataataacatattgtAGTTTAATAGCTTaggctccttcttctccttcttcttgttATATATTGGTTGTGAATTCGTGAATTTGTGAATCTGTAATCACTTATAACTTGTGTTTGGGTTTGATTCTATTTGGTTGTATATTGGAAATAAGCAGTTTTTTGTATACTGGAATAAGAAGTTCATGTTTGTGTATTGTGTGTTATAATTTGTGTTTATCAACATGCATACAATGTGCTCAATGAAATGCCTAATGTGGTTAAAATGTTGTTCTTTGTTCCAAGTTCATGTTTGAGTGTTATAATTTGTGTTTACTTATATTATTAAGactaatgttatatttattaaatttttaatacttcttttaataattaatggtccctaATTAATCAccacctagccgattaatcccttgacctcAGTCCACCGATTAGCCTACGTCGAGCGATTTCTACAACCTTGGGTATAGTATGTATATGtcttcttgttcttgtaaatgaatagtGTTATCGTAATGAAAAGTAGTTTGTAC is a window of Lactuca sativa cultivar Salinas chromosome 1, Lsat_Salinas_v11, whole genome shotgun sequence DNA encoding:
- the LOC111896890 gene encoding uncharacterized protein LOC111896890 — translated: MSSSNSSSRYTSFNNRSSAQSDPSSSTELNQTKNRRQIPDVSYALAKSKSAKNEQNFSAMVKKFMERKSSSTSSSSKLKGREFVVAADVTNIIADDLKKNMTMTARRGGTSGFGGLHKKLFGSKVKGEESGKKKNALTEVKVNTRSLAMVLRSERELLSRSKDQESEIMELKLMLEEKNREVDKLKDLCLEQREEIKALKSVILFPDVTNSQSQQQDDSELKEAKEIIPTLQKQVTSLTGQLQSLAHDLAEVKADKYSATRLSDSLMSSPKTPSYEQEEAFNSLEFSSGDHTTHGSADDMFLEDLNPCLTPYIKSNSKAVDYISYSDDSSHNHMKKSWVDRQHGNSDNSAGILGRATRRSDESKCTYRKNVWN